The bacterium genome has a window encoding:
- a CDS encoding tetratricopeptide repeat protein — protein MGCGKTKDAPRTNERSPITETNPEIYTKPPNEAAATLMNQAIPLIDDERLDDAEWMLEEAIKIDPHNAEIFYWLAYLKYKAGDNARAANLLDKADALAADEEMRLKINSLRELLEASQGN, from the coding sequence ATGGGTTGTGGCAAAACAAAAGATGCGCCACGTACCAATGAGCGCTCTCCTATAACCGAAACCAATCCTGAAATTTACACCAAGCCCCCTAATGAAGCGGCAGCCACTTTAATGAATCAGGCTATTCCGCTTATTGATGATGAACGTCTTGATGATGCCGAGTGGATGTTGGAAGAAGCAATTAAAATTGATCCGCATAACGCCGAAATTTTTTACTGGTTAGCCTATCTTAAGTACAAAGCGGGAGACAATGCACGGGCGGCCAACTTGTTAGATAAAGCAGATGCCTTGGCAGCCGATGAAGAGATGAGACTTAAAATTAATTCTCTTCGGGAGCTTTTGGAGGCATCTCAGGGGAATTAG
- a CDS encoding thioredoxin domain-containing protein, with protein sequence MKKIVALLLTFSAFVACKPEAHTASPAADNKSAASSPAPAPSGGDVLARVNGVDITDAEVSAALSKQLSKVQSQIFDIKRNGLQDMIEDKLLEAEAKKRGVTLEELLKTEVKDKITEPTETDLKNFYEFAKARFNNAPFEQVKPQLMAQVSATKERTVYNDFIKKLKEGSKVEILMQRPRIEVSADDDPSKGDVDAPIQIIEFSEFQCPFCKKARPTVEQILETYKGKVHYVFRDFPLSFHKNAPKASEAANCAGDQKKYWEYNHNLWENQKGLEIENLKQYAADLKLDTKKFNECLDSGKFKAEIDKDIKEGSESGVSGTPAYFINGIFVSGAQPFDRFKEIIDEELDRLGKK encoded by the coding sequence ATGAAAAAAATTGTTGCGTTGTTACTCACCTTCTCTGCTTTTGTTGCTTGTAAACCCGAAGCCCATACCGCAAGTCCGGCAGCCGATAATAAATCCGCGGCTTCTTCCCCGGCTCCTGCCCCCAGCGGTGGGGATGTTTTGGCCCGTGTAAACGGCGTGGATATTACCGATGCCGAAGTATCGGCCGCACTATCCAAGCAGCTTTCCAAAGTTCAATCTCAAATTTTTGATATTAAAAGAAACGGCTTGCAAGACATGATTGAAGATAAGCTCCTTGAAGCCGAAGCTAAAAAACGTGGCGTTACTTTGGAAGAATTGTTGAAAACCGAAGTAAAAGATAAAATAACCGAGCCTACTGAAACCGATTTAAAAAACTTTTACGAGTTTGCCAAAGCCCGGTTTAACAATGCTCCTTTTGAGCAGGTAAAACCTCAATTGATGGCCCAGGTAAGTGCCACCAAAGAACGTACCGTATATAATGATTTTATTAAAAAATTAAAGGAAGGTTCTAAAGTTGAAATTTTAATGCAACGTCCTCGCATTGAAGTATCGGCTGATGATGATCCGTCTAAAGGCGATGTAGATGCTCCTATTCAGATTATCGAATTTTCTGAATTTCAATGCCCTTTCTGCAAAAAAGCTCGTCCTACAGTAGAACAGATTTTAGAAACATATAAAGGAAAAGTGCACTATGTGTTCCGTGATTTTCCTCTTTCGTTTCACAAAAATGCTCCCAAAGCTTCGGAAGCGGCCAATTGTGCTGGCGATCAAAAGAAATACTGGGAATACAATCATAATCTTTGGGAAAATCAGAAAGGCCTAGAAATTGAAAATCTCAAGCAATATGCAGCCGATTTAAAACTGGATACCAAAAAATTTAACGAATGTTTAGATTCTGGTAAATTTAAAGCTGAAATTGATAAAGATATTAAAGAAGGCTCGGAGTCTGGCGTTTCTGGAACCCCGGCTTATTTCATCAATGGTATTTTTGTATCGGGTGCTCAACCCTTTGACCGTTTTAAAGAAATTATTGATGAAGAATTGGATCGTTTAGGTAAAAAATAA
- a CDS encoding BolA family transcriptional regulator, whose protein sequence is MSRQETITTLLIQNFNPVFLEVLNESHKHSGPKSETHYKVVVVSSAFEKESLINRHRLINGALKRVFDEGMHALSIIAYSPAEWKAKGGVVPASPPCMGGSKNEN, encoded by the coding sequence ATGTCGCGACAAGAAACAATCACAACTCTGCTCATCCAAAATTTTAACCCCGTTTTTTTAGAAGTATTAAACGAAAGCCATAAACATAGCGGCCCTAAAAGTGAAACCCATTATAAAGTTGTAGTAGTGTCATCTGCTTTTGAAAAAGAAAGTCTTATTAATCGCCATCGTCTGATTAACGGCGCATTAAAAAGAGTTTTTGATGAGGGCATGCATGCTTTGTCTATTATCGCGTATTCGCCCGCTGAATGGAAAGCAAAAGGTGGTGTTGTACCGGCATCGCCGCCGTGTATGGGTGGATCTAAAAACGAAAATTAA